In the genome of Nisaea sediminum, one region contains:
- a CDS encoding carbohydrate ABC transporter permease, whose protein sequence is MRPELKQWAAPGALLAATMCAVVFLWSTPFLWMLVASFRPDSFGGLGMASLFPDFVPTLKSYRYAIEDGDWPLWFLNSAILVTGTLAVQLVTISLAGYAFARISFPGKEALFYLFLLQLMLAPPVLIVPNLTTLVHLGLYDTLIGVMAPYWGSAFGTFLMRQTFRTIPKDFEEAAIIDGATWWQVLRHVLLPLSLPGLTAFSIVSVVYHWNEFLWPLMVINDPDKMVLTVGLVSFAQGAEGASDWGLIAAGTLFIMAPLFIAFTAFQRQFVNSFMSSGVK, encoded by the coding sequence ATGAGACCTGAGCTCAAGCAATGGGCAGCGCCCGGAGCGTTGCTCGCCGCCACCATGTGTGCCGTGGTCTTCCTCTGGTCGACGCCGTTCCTCTGGATGCTGGTGGCGAGTTTCCGGCCCGACAGTTTCGGCGGCCTCGGCATGGCCTCACTCTTCCCGGATTTCGTACCGACCCTGAAGAGCTATCGCTACGCCATCGAGGACGGCGACTGGCCGCTCTGGTTCCTGAACTCCGCGATCCTGGTGACCGGTACCCTGGCCGTGCAGCTCGTCACCATCAGCCTCGCCGGCTACGCCTTCGCGCGCATCTCATTCCCAGGCAAGGAAGCGCTGTTCTACCTCTTCCTGCTGCAGCTCATGCTGGCGCCGCCTGTGCTGATCGTCCCGAACCTGACCACGCTCGTGCATCTCGGGCTTTACGACACGCTGATCGGCGTCATGGCGCCCTACTGGGGCTCGGCCTTCGGTACTTTCCTGATGCGGCAGACCTTCCGCACGATCCCGAAAGATTTCGAGGAAGCGGCGATCATCGACGGCGCCACCTGGTGGCAGGTGCTGCGCCACGTGCTTCTGCCGCTGTCGCTCCCGGGACTCACCGCCTTTTCCATCGTTTCGGTGGTCTATCACTGGAACGAGTTTCTCTGGCCCCTGATGGTCATCAACGATCCGGACAAGATGGTTCTGACCGTGGGCCTCGTCAGCTTCGCGCAGGGCGCGGAGGGAGCGTCGGACTGGGGGCTGATCGCCGCCGGCACGCTCTTCATCATGGCGCCGCTCTTCATCGCCTTCACGGCGTTCCAGCGGCAATTCGTCAACAGTTTCATGTCCTCGGGCGTGAAATAA
- a CDS encoding NAD(P)/FAD-dependent oxidoreductase — protein MSVQKKHVIIVGAGIVGVSTAIWLQRDGHDVTLVDKVGPAGGTSYGNAGLLASASIVPVTAPGLLKKVPKMLFNPDQPLFLRWSYLPKLMPFLFKYLAHANAEDAKRISDALYDIVGDSVADHQALAAGTGAERWIVPQEYVFAYSDKAAYDGDAFGWSIRRDRGFVCEELDEAALRAQEPALSGDFRYGVRIPNHGRITDPGAYVKALAAHVVAEGGRIVEAEVNDIVRENGRATGVRAGGETISGDAVVVALGAWSGKLCKQLGLEVPLESERGYHLEFWEPSVMPKTPVMITTGKFLLTPMEGRLRAAGVVEFGGLEAPPSEAPFALLRKAVRKAVPGLTFKEETTWMGHRPATTDSIPVIGEAPGVPGAFLGFGHQHVGLTGGPKTGRILAQLIGGKTPNMDLTRYSPSRFGA, from the coding sequence ATGAGCGTACAGAAGAAGCATGTCATAATCGTGGGGGCCGGGATCGTCGGCGTCTCCACGGCCATCTGGCTGCAGCGCGACGGGCATGACGTGACGCTCGTCGACAAGGTGGGCCCCGCTGGCGGGACGAGCTACGGCAATGCGGGTCTGCTTGCTTCCGCCTCGATCGTGCCAGTGACCGCGCCGGGCCTTCTGAAGAAGGTCCCGAAGATGCTCTTCAATCCGGACCAGCCGCTTTTCCTGCGCTGGTCCTATCTGCCGAAGCTGATGCCCTTCCTTTTCAAGTATCTCGCTCATGCCAACGCCGAGGACGCGAAGCGGATCTCCGACGCGCTCTATGACATCGTCGGGGACAGCGTCGCCGACCACCAGGCGCTGGCGGCGGGTACCGGGGCCGAGCGCTGGATCGTGCCGCAGGAATATGTCTTCGCCTACAGCGACAAGGCGGCCTACGACGGCGACGCCTTCGGCTGGTCGATCCGGCGCGATCGCGGCTTTGTCTGCGAGGAGCTGGATGAAGCGGCGCTCCGGGCGCAGGAGCCGGCCCTGAGCGGCGATTTCCGATACGGTGTGCGCATTCCGAACCACGGCCGGATCACCGATCCCGGCGCCTATGTAAAGGCACTCGCGGCGCATGTGGTCGCCGAGGGCGGCCGGATCGTCGAAGCCGAGGTGAACGACATCGTGCGCGAGAACGGCCGGGCGACGGGCGTGCGCGCCGGCGGCGAGACGATAAGCGGCGATGCCGTGGTGGTGGCGCTCGGCGCCTGGTCGGGCAAGCTCTGCAAGCAGCTCGGTCTCGAGGTTCCGCTGGAGAGCGAGCGCGGCTACCATCTCGAATTCTGGGAACCGTCGGTCATGCCGAAGACGCCGGTCATGATCACGACGGGAAAATTCCTTCTGACGCCGATGGAGGGTCGTCTCCGCGCCGCGGGTGTGGTGGAATTCGGCGGCCTCGAGGCTCCGCCCTCCGAAGCGCCCTTCGCCCTGCTGCGGAAGGCGGTCAGGAAGGCGGTTCCGGGTCTGACCTTCAAGGAGGAAACCACCTGGATGGGCCATCGGCCGGCGACGACGGATTCGATCCCCGTCATCGGCGAGGCGCCGGGTGTGCCGGGAGCCTTCCTCGGCTTCGGGCACCAGCATGTCGGTCTCACGGGGGGGCCGAAAACAGGGCGGATTCTCGCCCAACTGATCGGCGGCAAAACGCCGAACATGGATCTGACGCGTTACTCTCCCTCACGCTTCGGCGCCTGA
- a CDS encoding ABC transporter ATP-binding protein, translating to MSGIRYQNISKSFGEVEVIRSLDLDIAEGEFVVYVGPSGCGKTTLLRMLAGLEPASDGRIFIGERDVTDISPKERNISMVFQNYALYPHMTVAENIGFGLRLKGVARAERDAAVRETAEMLGLGGLLERKPRALSGGQRQRVAMGRAIIRQPDAFLMDEPLSNLDAQLRNHMRTEIKALQSRLGTTTIYVTHDQVEAMTMADLIVVLNGGVIQQVGTPDELYSRPANRFVAGFIGAPVMNFLPADRFDGAIRADGASEIGIRPDDLKLCQKEGPLPVRWRARVELVEPLGGEALVHVVFDGQRACLKHRDGARPAPGDEIEIGFVPGDAHLFAVDGSAHAARGAAPVAAS from the coding sequence ATGAGCGGGATCCGGTACCAGAACATTTCCAAGAGTTTCGGCGAGGTCGAGGTGATCAGGAGTCTCGATCTCGATATCGCCGAGGGCGAGTTCGTCGTCTATGTCGGCCCGAGCGGCTGCGGCAAGACCACATTGTTGCGCATGCTGGCGGGGCTGGAGCCGGCCTCGGATGGCCGAATTTTCATTGGCGAGCGCGACGTCACGGACATTTCCCCGAAGGAGCGGAACATCTCCATGGTGTTCCAGAACTATGCGCTCTACCCGCACATGACGGTGGCTGAGAATATCGGTTTCGGCCTGCGCCTCAAGGGCGTGGCTCGGGCCGAACGCGACGCGGCCGTGCGCGAGACGGCGGAGATGCTGGGCCTCGGCGGGCTTCTTGAGCGAAAGCCCCGGGCGCTCTCCGGCGGCCAGCGCCAGCGCGTCGCCATGGGAAGGGCGATCATCCGCCAGCCGGACGCCTTCCTGATGGACGAACCGCTCTCCAATCTGGATGCCCAGCTGCGCAACCACATGCGCACAGAGATCAAGGCGCTGCAATCCCGGCTCGGAACCACGACGATCTATGTCACCCACGATCAGGTCGAAGCCATGACCATGGCCGATCTGATCGTGGTGCTGAACGGCGGCGTGATCCAGCAGGTCGGCACGCCGGACGAGCTCTATTCCCGCCCGGCCAACCGCTTCGTCGCCGGTTTCATCGGCGCGCCGGTGATGAATTTCCTGCCCGCCGACCGGTTCGATGGAGCTATACGGGCGGACGGCGCCAGCGAAATCGGCATCCGCCCGGACGATCTCAAGCTCTGCCAAAAGGAGGGGCCGCTGCCGGTGCGCTGGCGCGCCCGGGTCGAGCTGGTGGAGCCTTTGGGCGGCGAGGCGCTGGTCCATGTCGTCTTCGACGGGCAGCGCGCCTGCCTGAAGCATCGAGACGGCGCGCGGCCCGCTCCGGGCGACGAGATCGAGATCGGTTTCGTGCCGGGCGATGCGCATCTCTTTGCGGTAGACGGCTCTGCTCATGCGGCGCGTGGCGCAGCGCCGGTGGCTGCGAGCTGA
- a CDS encoding RidA family protein → MRKRAIMPPELRAAAEQLKMSPAILSGGHLFLTGSTGGNADGTMPGDAATQMRNALAKIGVILAEAGVGFDAVVEMTTYHVGLREHFEAIDRVRLQHFSEPYPAWTAVEVAGLRRDGAVIEIRVIAEMDVSD, encoded by the coding sequence ATGAGAAAACGCGCGATCATGCCGCCGGAGCTTCGTGCCGCGGCGGAGCAACTCAAGATGTCTCCGGCGATCCTTTCCGGCGGTCACCTCTTTCTGACCGGATCGACCGGCGGCAATGCCGACGGTACCATGCCCGGCGATGCCGCGACCCAGATGCGGAATGCGCTCGCAAAGATCGGCGTGATCCTGGCTGAGGCGGGCGTCGGCTTCGACGCGGTGGTGGAGATGACGACCTACCATGTCGGTCTCCGGGAGCATTTCGAGGCCATCGACCGGGTTCGTCTGCAGCATTTCAGCGAGCCCTATCCGGCATGGACCGCGGTCGAGGTTGCCGGGCTAAGGCGCGACGGGGCGGTCATAGAGATTCGCGTCATCGCCGAGATGGATGTGTCCGACTAA
- a CDS encoding RidA family protein, with the protein MSHAIERLNPSTLPNAAEIGYSQISIVEPGRMAFISGQVAISPDGAPIPDDVAEQMKLAAKNARAALEAVGATFADVAMARIYMVDLTPERLEEAMPEFLAAFNGVQPSLTGVGVAALAAPGLQVEMELTVRLPG; encoded by the coding sequence ATGTCTCATGCTATCGAACGCCTGAACCCCTCCACGCTGCCAAATGCGGCCGAGATTGGCTACTCGCAGATCTCCATCGTCGAACCGGGCCGGATGGCCTTCATCTCGGGGCAGGTGGCGATCAGCCCGGACGGGGCTCCGATACCGGATGACGTCGCAGAACAAATGAAACTTGCGGCGAAGAATGCGCGGGCCGCACTTGAGGCGGTCGGGGCGACCTTCGCGGATGTCGCCATGGCGCGGATCTACATGGTCGATCTGACGCCGGAGCGGCTCGAAGAGGCGATGCCGGAATTCCTCGCCGCGTTCAACGGCGTGCAACCAAGCCTGACTGGGGTCGGCGTCGCGGCGCTTGCCGCTCCGGGCCTCCAGGTCGAGATGGAACTTACTGTAAGACTGCCAGGCTGA
- a CDS encoding ectoine synthase: MIVRTYEECRDTDRHVVTEGWESVRMLLKDDKMGFSFHITTIFPNSEHEFEYKNHFESVFCVSGGGSITDIAKGETHEIKVGTMYALDQHDRHILRGGPEGMVVACCFNPPVSGREVHDEDGAYAADVDDAA; encoded by the coding sequence ATGATTGTTCGTACCTACGAAGAGTGCCGCGATACCGACCGCCATGTGGTGACCGAAGGCTGGGAGAGCGTCCGGATGCTGCTGAAGGACGACAAGATGGGCTTCAGCTTCCACATCACCACGATCTTCCCGAATTCGGAGCACGAGTTCGAATACAAGAATCATTTCGAGTCGGTGTTTTGCGTTTCCGGCGGCGGCTCGATCACGGATATCGCCAAAGGCGAGACCCACGAGATCAAGGTCGGCACGATGTACGCGCTCGACCAGCACGACCGGCACATCCTGCGCGGAGGTCCCGAGGGCATGGTCGTCGCCTGCTGCTTCAACCCGCCGGTCTCCGGCCGGGAAGTGCATGACGAGGACGGCGCCTACGCCGCCGATGTGGACGACGCGGCCTGA
- a CDS encoding aspartate kinase translates to MLEPVSSRHTVEKIGGTSIANTAAVLKNVFLREHSDADPYNRIFVVSAYAGMTDKLLEHKKTGAAGVFAQYAGAESDWAWGDALTALGDDMIAKNAEVLDDPASRRLADGFVRDRIEGVRTCLLDLQRLCTHGHFRLDRHLETVREMLAGLGEAHSAFNTTLLLKDHGLSAVFIDLTGWRDDSNPGLDERIAGALDDIDFARELPIVTGYAHCADGMVRRFDRGYTEVTFSRLAVVTGAHEAVIHKEFHLSSADPKMVGADKVRTIGQTNYDVADQLSNMGMEAVHPNAAKGLRQAGIPLRVRNTFDPADPGTMFYGDYVSDTPRVEIVTGLKDVHLLEFFEQEMVGVKGYDTGILDALKRHNVRIITKSSNANTITHYLGGSKKAVKRVIADLSETFPTAEISTRTVAIVSAIGSDMAVPGLEAKALTALAGAGIEVLGLQRLSRKVDMMFVLEEGHFEDAIAVLHDALVGSGANGAAERKAA, encoded by the coding sequence ATGCTAGAGCCAGTCTCTTCCCGTCACACGGTGGAGAAGATCGGCGGTACGTCGATCGCCAACACCGCCGCCGTCCTGAAAAACGTCTTCCTGCGCGAGCACAGCGACGCGGATCCCTACAACAGGATCTTCGTGGTCTCCGCCTATGCCGGGATGACCGACAAGCTGCTGGAGCACAAGAAGACCGGCGCCGCCGGCGTGTTCGCGCAATATGCCGGCGCCGAGTCCGACTGGGCCTGGGGCGACGCGCTGACCGCGCTCGGCGACGACATGATCGCGAAGAACGCGGAGGTTCTGGACGATCCGGCCTCGCGCCGGCTTGCCGACGGTTTCGTCCGCGACCGGATCGAGGGCGTCCGGACCTGTCTGCTCGACCTGCAGCGGCTCTGCACGCACGGCCATTTCCGGCTCGACCGGCATCTGGAGACCGTGCGCGAGATGCTGGCCGGGCTCGGAGAGGCGCACAGCGCGTTCAATACGACTCTGCTGCTCAAGGACCATGGCCTGAGCGCGGTTTTCATTGATCTCACAGGATGGCGCGACGACAGCAATCCGGGCCTGGACGAGCGGATTGCAGGCGCTCTCGACGATATCGATTTCGCCCGCGAGTTGCCGATCGTGACCGGCTACGCCCATTGTGCCGACGGCATGGTCCGGCGCTTTGACCGCGGCTACACCGAGGTGACCTTCTCGCGCCTCGCGGTCGTGACCGGGGCGCACGAGGCGGTCATTCACAAGGAGTTCCATCTCTCGAGCGCCGATCCGAAAATGGTCGGGGCCGACAAGGTGCGGACCATCGGCCAGACCAATTACGACGTGGCCGATCAGCTCTCCAACATGGGCATGGAAGCGGTGCATCCGAATGCGGCGAAGGGCCTGCGCCAGGCCGGCATTCCGCTCCGCGTGCGGAACACCTTCGATCCGGCCGACCCGGGCACGATGTTCTACGGGGACTACGTGTCGGACACGCCGCGCGTCGAGATCGTGACCGGGCTGAAGGATGTGCATCTGCTCGAGTTCTTCGAGCAGGAGATGGTCGGCGTGAAGGGCTACGATACCGGCATCCTTGACGCGCTGAAGCGGCACAATGTCCGCATCATCACCAAGAGCTCGAATGCTAATACAATCACCCACTATCTCGGCGGCTCGAAGAAGGCCGTGAAACGGGTGATCGCCGATCTGAGCGAAACCTTTCCGACGGCGGAGATCTCGACCCGGACGGTCGCCATCGTCTCCGCGATCGGCAGCGACATGGCGGTGCCGGGCCTGGAGGCGAAGGCGCTTACCGCGCTGGCCGGGGCCGGTATCGAAGTGCTCGGCCTGCAGCGTCTCTCCCGCAAGGTCGACATGATGTTCGTCCTCGAGGAGGGCCACTTCGAAGACGCGATCGCGGTACTGCACGATGCGCTGGTCGGGTCCGGTGCGAACGGGGCAGCCGAACGGAAAGCCGCCTGA
- a CDS encoding enolase C-terminal domain-like protein: MFDPTEKIVSLDLWQLALPVVSRRDHGIGSVENTIEIVVLRLTSESGAVGYGEASPWSVFTGSPEASYAALDRYIRPHVVGKRVGDLAAIMEVAAKSVAHCTEAKAALESALLDLQGRIAGVPVWALLGGKARDTIPLSVSIADPDFDADLALLERLADDGVGIIKLKTGFKTHAFDIMRLEQIRARWPELDVRVDFNQGLPVEGAIARVQDIAAFEPTFIEQPVAYHHFDLMADIRSSIDVPLLADESVFGPEDMKRAIEEGICDGVSVKIMKSGGLRRGQTVARMAAAAGLSAYGGDMFESGLAHLAGAHMIAATPEIRLGCEFYQAQYYLKEDILAETFPSGGGVVTVPDGPGLGILPDPEKLAHYAVRSIGRGQGK; this comes from the coding sequence ATGTTCGACCCGACGGAGAAGATCGTCTCCCTCGACCTCTGGCAGCTCGCGCTGCCGGTGGTTTCGCGCCGCGACCACGGTATCGGCTCCGTCGAGAATACGATCGAGATCGTCGTTCTCCGCCTGACCTCGGAGAGCGGCGCGGTCGGTTACGGCGAGGCTTCGCCCTGGTCGGTCTTTACCGGATCTCCCGAGGCGAGCTATGCCGCACTCGACCGCTACATCCGGCCGCATGTCGTCGGCAAGCGGGTCGGCGATCTTGCCGCGATCATGGAAGTCGCCGCCAAGTCGGTCGCCCATTGCACCGAGGCCAAGGCGGCGCTTGAAAGCGCGTTGCTCGATCTGCAGGGACGGATCGCCGGCGTGCCGGTCTGGGCATTGCTCGGCGGCAAGGCGCGGGACACGATTCCGCTTTCCGTTTCCATCGCCGATCCGGATTTCGACGCGGATCTGGCCCTGCTCGAGCGGCTGGCCGATGACGGCGTCGGAATCATCAAGCTGAAGACCGGCTTCAAGACCCATGCGTTCGACATCATGCGGCTGGAGCAGATCCGTGCCCGCTGGCCGGAGCTCGACGTCCGCGTGGATTTCAATCAGGGGCTGCCGGTCGAGGGCGCCATCGCCAGGGTGCAGGACATCGCAGCCTTCGAGCCGACCTTCATCGAGCAGCCGGTCGCCTATCATCATTTCGACCTGATGGCCGATATCCGGTCCTCCATCGACGTGCCTCTGCTTGCGGACGAGAGCGTTTTCGGTCCGGAGGACATGAAGCGGGCCATCGAGGAGGGGATCTGCGACGGGGTTTCCGTCAAGATCATGAAGTCCGGTGGACTGCGCCGTGGGCAGACGGTCGCCCGCATGGCCGCCGCCGCCGGTCTCTCGGCCTATGGCGGCGACATGTTCGAGAGCGGTCTCGCCCATCTCGCCGGTGCGCACATGATCGCGGCGACGCCGGAGATCCGGCTCGGCTGCGAGTTCTACCAGGCGCAATACTACCTGAAGGAGGATATCCTCGCCGAGACCTTCCCCAGCGGTGGCGGCGTCGTGACGGTTCCGGACGGACCCGGTCTCGGCATCCTTCCCGATCCCGAAAAGCTGGCGCACTATGCGGTCCGGTCGATCGGCCGGGGGCAGGGGAAATGA
- a CDS encoding ABC transporter substrate-binding protein — translation MFFRSAVGALCAGLIASSAVAAERIEFMFPAPVQGKLSREMQKLVKEFNASQSDVEVVGVFTGSYDETKVKSQAAAEAGKPPAVVLMSANFATELAMNDLIVPMEQLAGDTDLGAMMEEFWPAVRPNAHFAGKVYSIPFQNSTPILYYNKEHFKEAGIEMAPETWAEWVDAAKKLAKPDGERWGIMMPSNYDYNGWLVQALTMANGGQFYNPVYPGEIYYDHASTQGALKFWRDFAHQHKVMPTGVTDSKQVSTAFFSGKASMIVLSTGALSFVRENAKFDYDVAFMPRNIRNSVPIGGASLVSFKGTSDAQKKAAWSFISWLTSAEKIGHWSRFTGYFAPRQTAYDLPEMKKFVAENPDALRAVEQLAYAGPWIATYNTVAVRKAVEDEMQALLSDPELTYRTAAARAQENADKVLAPYAEQTALSLQ, via the coding sequence ATGTTCTTCAGGTCTGCGGTTGGCGCGCTTTGCGCCGGTCTGATCGCCTCATCCGCCGTTGCGGCCGAGCGTATCGAGTTCATGTTCCCGGCCCCGGTCCAGGGCAAGCTGTCCCGCGAAATGCAGAAGCTGGTGAAGGAGTTCAACGCCTCCCAGAGCGACGTCGAGGTGGTCGGCGTCTTTACCGGCAGCTACGACGAAACCAAGGTGAAGTCGCAGGCCGCCGCTGAAGCCGGCAAGCCGCCGGCAGTGGTGCTGATGAGCGCCAATTTCGCCACCGAGCTGGCGATGAACGACCTTATCGTCCCGATGGAACAGCTCGCCGGAGATACCGATCTCGGCGCCATGATGGAGGAATTCTGGCCGGCCGTGCGCCCGAACGCGCATTTCGCGGGCAAGGTCTATTCGATCCCGTTCCAGAACTCGACGCCGATCCTTTACTACAACAAGGAACACTTCAAGGAAGCCGGCATCGAGATGGCACCGGAAACCTGGGCCGAATGGGTGGACGCGGCGAAGAAGCTGGCCAAGCCGGACGGCGAGCGCTGGGGCATCATGATGCCGTCCAACTACGATTATAACGGCTGGCTGGTACAGGCCCTGACCATGGCCAATGGTGGCCAGTTCTACAATCCGGTCTATCCGGGCGAGATCTATTACGACCACGCCTCGACCCAGGGCGCGCTCAAGTTCTGGCGCGACTTCGCGCACCAGCACAAGGTGATGCCGACCGGCGTGACCGACTCCAAGCAGGTCTCCACCGCCTTCTTCTCCGGCAAGGCCTCGATGATCGTGCTTTCCACCGGCGCGCTCTCCTTCGTGCGCGAGAACGCGAAGTTCGACTATGACGTCGCCTTCATGCCGCGCAACATCCGCAACTCGGTTCCGATCGGCGGCGCCTCGCTGGTCTCCTTCAAAGGCACGAGCGACGCGCAGAAGAAGGCCGCCTGGTCCTTCATCTCCTGGCTGACCTCGGCCGAGAAAATCGGCCACTGGTCCCGCTTCACCGGTTACTTCGCCCCGCGCCAGACCGCCTACGACCTGCCGGAGATGAAGAAATTCGTCGCCGAGAACCCGGACGCGCTGCGCGCCGTCGAGCAGCTCGCCTATGCCGGTCCGTGGATCGCGACCTACAACACCGTCGCCGTCCGCAAGGCCGTCGAGGACGAGATGCAGGCCCTGCTCTCCGACCCGGAGCTGACCTACCGCACCGCCGCCGCCCGGGCGCAGGAGAATGCCGACAAGGTGCTCGCCCCGTACGCGGAACAGACTGCGCTGTCGCTGCAGTAA
- a CDS encoding GntR family transcriptional regulator, translating into MSEGRVEETYARLKERAVNFQFRPGERLNEIGLSKELSVSRTPLREALNRLVTEQLIDFRPGQGFFCRNLDPRSIYELYELREILELTAVRKACTEASDDALKALSDELYATGLAYIGKTVREVTERDEAFHIAIAELSGNQELARHLRQINERIRFIRWLDMSNRVKNTKGEHKAVMDALLARNADLAAEVMGNHIRRRMDQIVASVKEGFSSIYMAGPEELFERQCDPQE; encoded by the coding sequence ATGAGCGAGGGACGGGTCGAGGAAACCTATGCGCGCCTGAAGGAGCGTGCGGTGAATTTCCAGTTCCGGCCCGGCGAACGGCTGAACGAGATCGGCCTCTCAAAGGAACTGTCGGTCAGCCGAACCCCGCTGCGCGAGGCGCTCAACCGGCTGGTGACGGAGCAGCTGATCGATTTCCGGCCGGGACAGGGCTTCTTCTGTCGCAATCTCGACCCGCGCTCGATCTACGAACTCTACGAGCTGCGCGAGATACTCGAGCTCACGGCGGTGCGAAAAGCCTGCACGGAGGCGAGCGACGACGCGCTGAAGGCGCTGAGCGACGAGCTGTATGCGACCGGCCTTGCCTATATCGGGAAGACCGTGCGCGAGGTGACGGAGCGGGACGAGGCCTTCCACATCGCCATCGCGGAGCTTTCCGGCAACCAGGAACTGGCGCGGCATCTCCGCCAGATCAACGAACGCATCCGCTTCATCCGCTGGCTCGATATGTCGAACCGGGTGAAAAACACGAAAGGCGAGCACAAGGCCGTCATGGACGCCCTGCTCGCACGCAACGCGGATCTCGCGGCCGAGGTCATGGGCAACCATATCCGGCGCCGCATGGACCAGATCGTGGCCTCCGTGAAGGAAGGCTTCTCCAGCATCTACATGGCCGGCCCGGAGGAGCTCTTCGAGCGGCAGTGCGACCCACAGGAGTGA
- a CDS encoding aspartate/glutamate racemase family protein has protein sequence MKAKGGKAIYGASVGILMLEARFPRIPGDMGNALTWPFPVHYRVVRDASPDRVVRRGAEGLLENFIEAAKGLVADGVDGITTNCGFLSLFQEELASAVGVPVATSSLMQVDMVNRLLPAGKRAGILTVNASSLTAEHLRKARVPEGTPVGTTEGGREFTRVLLDNELELDVEAARLDNVEAALALQGKHPDLGAIVLECTNMLPYAADIREATGLPVYSMLSFVTWFQSGLVPRRF, from the coding sequence ATGAAAGCAAAGGGCGGCAAGGCGATCTACGGCGCCTCGGTCGGGATCCTCATGCTGGAAGCGCGCTTCCCGCGTATTCCGGGCGACATGGGCAATGCCCTGACCTGGCCCTTCCCTGTACATTACCGCGTCGTCCGCGATGCCTCACCGGACCGTGTCGTGCGCCGCGGCGCCGAGGGACTGCTGGAAAATTTCATCGAGGCGGCGAAGGGCCTGGTCGCCGACGGGGTCGACGGGATCACCACCAACTGCGGCTTTCTCTCGCTCTTCCAGGAAGAGCTGGCGAGCGCGGTCGGCGTGCCGGTCGCGACCTCATCGCTGATGCAGGTCGACATGGTCAACCGCCTGCTCCCGGCCGGAAAGCGCGCCGGCATCCTCACCGTCAACGCCTCCAGCCTGACGGCGGAGCATCTGCGGAAGGCACGGGTGCCCGAAGGCACGCCGGTCGGCACCACCGAGGGCGGGCGCGAATTCACCCGCGTCCTGCTGGACAACGAGCTGGAACTCGATGTCGAGGCCGCCCGGCTGGACAATGTCGAGGCCGCGCTGGCGTTGCAGGGCAAGCACCCGGACCTCGGCGCGATCGTGCTGGAATGCACCAACATGCTGCCCTATGCCGCCGATATCCGCGAGGCGACCGGCCTGCCGGTCTATTCCATGCTGAGCTTCGTCACCTGGTTCCAGTCCGGGCTCGTACCGCGCCGCTTCTAG
- a CDS encoding carbohydrate ABC transporter permease, which translates to MDTPSATKTFRKIRLQPYLLLLPAFLCLTTFTYWPMLQVFLASLTNKKRVGDDGSFVGAENYLTIFTEADFLGALWNNAFYAAGTVIPSVLLGFLFALALRETTNLSAILRSALFFPTLVPLVGAAAIFIFVFMPDIGLLDYYLAKLGLSATNWLGNPDLALVSLMALTTWKNAGYYMLFFLAGLQGVPQDAEEAAKIEGANWLQRLYFVIVPMLGPTFAFVVVIALISAVSQVDHVIVMTEGGPNNATNLLLYYIYQQAHEFYDLGKATAATVVTLAALLTLSFLSLRTMERKVHYET; encoded by the coding sequence GTGGATACGCCGTCAGCAACGAAAACCTTCCGCAAGATACGGTTGCAGCCATACCTGCTTCTGCTGCCGGCTTTCCTGTGCCTCACGACCTTCACCTACTGGCCGATGCTGCAGGTCTTCCTCGCCTCGCTGACCAACAAGAAGCGGGTCGGCGACGATGGAAGCTTTGTTGGCGCGGAGAATTACCTGACGATCTTCACCGAGGCGGATTTCCTCGGCGCCCTCTGGAACAATGCGTTCTACGCCGCCGGTACGGTCATTCCGAGCGTATTGCTCGGTTTTCTCTTCGCGCTGGCGCTGCGCGAGACGACGAATCTCTCCGCGATCCTGCGTTCCGCGCTGTTCTTCCCGACCCTGGTTCCGCTGGTCGGGGCCGCGGCGATCTTCATCTTCGTCTTCATGCCGGATATCGGCCTGCTCGACTATTACCTCGCCAAGCTCGGCCTCTCCGCCACCAACTGGCTCGGCAACCCGGATCTCGCGCTCGTCTCGCTGATGGCTCTGACCACCTGGAAGAATGCGGGCTACTACATGCTGTTCTTCCTCGCCGGTCTGCAGGGCGTGCCGCAGGATGCCGAGGAAGCGGCGAAGATCGAAGGCGCGAACTGGCTGCAGCGGCTCTATTTCGTGATCGTTCCCATGCTCGGGCCGACCTTCGCCTTCGTCGTGGTCATCGCTCTGATCAGCGCCGTCAGTCAGGTCGACCATGTCATCGTTATGACCGAAGGCGGGCCCAACAACGCCACCAACCTGCTGCTCTATTACATCTACCAGCAGGCACATGAATTCTACGATCTCGGCAAGGCGACCGCGGCAACAGTGGTCACGCTGGCGGCTCTGCTCACCCTTTCCTTCCTCTCGCTCAGGACCATGGAGCGGAAGGTGCATTATGAGACCTGA